A region of the Thermodesulfatator atlanticus DSM 21156 genome:
TGTTTCTTAAGCCAGACCTTGGCCCAGAATATCGTTTGCGCTTCCTGAAACAGTTTGCAGGCCAAGACGCTGATATTCTGATAGCCACAGATGCAGGGTGCCGTTTTATCCAGCAGGACGGGGTGCCTCTGCTGATAAATTACGATTTGCCTGAAAGCGCCGAAGAATTTCGCCAAAGGGCGCTAAAAGTAGCTGATAACGGGAAAATTATTTCGTTCTGTGATGAAGACGGGGCCTTTTACCTGGAATTCATTGAAAAAGACCTGGGCTTTAAAATACCCGTAATTTTTCCAGAACCAGAAGACAAATGGTTTCTTTCGCCGGTAATTGTTAAAGAAATGCTTTCTAAAAGGGAAAAGTCTCTTGCCACCAAACGCCAGGCACGCCCAAGGGCTGCAAAGCAGCAGAAAAAACCTATTCGCCCCACAAGAAGGCCTATCAAACCAAAAAAGCCTGGTCCTTAGCAAGACGTTGTGTTAAATAACCCGTATGCGTCTTGGCCGCGTTACTTACAAGGGAAAAACATATTTCGCCGCCTTTCAGGAACAAAATGCCATTTTACTTGAAAAACCCTTTTTTGAAGGGATCTTTTTAAGTTCTCAAAAACTTCCCATAGAAGAAGTCAAAATACTTTCCCCTACGCTGCCGAGTAAAATTATCGCCCTTGGCCTTAATTACCGAGATCATGCCAAAGAGCTCGGACTTCCTTTGCCCAAAGAACCACTTATTTTCCTTAAGCCGCCCTCTGCGGTTATCGGTCAGGATGAAACCATCATCATTCCACCTGAAAGCAAACGTGTTGATTATGAAGCTGAACTAGCCGTTGTCATTGGAAAACGTGCAAGGAGGGTTAAACCAGAGGAAGCCAGTTCTTTTATTTTGGGATACACCTGCTTTAATGATGTTACCGCACGGGATTTGCAACAAAAAGACGCTCAGTGGACAAGGGCCAAAAGCTTTGACACCTTTGCTCCCATGGGCCCCTGGATTGAAACTGACCTTGATCCCACAGACTTAAAAGTCCGCTCTTATCTCAATGGGAAACTCAGACAAGACTCATCAACCAGGGAGCTTGTCTTTTCCATTCCAGAAATCATAAGTTTTGTCTCAAACATCATGACCCTTTTGCCAGGAGATGTTATTGCCACCGGAACCCCCCCGGGCATAGGCCCACTATCACCGGGAGATGTAATCGAAGTTGAAATCTCAGGCATCGGAAGATTAAAAAACACGGTGTCCCAAGAAAAACTTTAGGGAGGGAAAAATGGAAGTAAAAGAACTTGTCAGAGAAGTCGGGCAAAAAGCCCGTGAGGCTGCAAGGGAGCTTGCCTATCTTTCCACTGATATCAAGAACAAAGTGCTGCGCGAAGTGGCAGCACGCCTGCGTTCAGAGCGTGCCTATCTTCAGGAAGAAAATGAAAAAGACCTTGCGCTTGCCAGGGAAAAGGGCCTTTCTTCTGCCCTTATCGATCGCCTTACCCTGTCAGACAAGGTAATCGAAGGCATGGCTCAGGGGCTTGAAGAAGTCGCGGCCCTCCCTGACCCGGTGGGCGAAGTGGTAAAAATGTGGCGGCGGCCTAATGGCCTTTGGGTGGGGCGGATGCGCATTCCCCTTGGGGTAATTGCCATGATTTACGAAAGCCGCCCCAATGTCACCATTGATGCCGCAGGGCTTTGTTTTAAAAGCGGAAATGCCGTTATCCTGCGGGGTGGCTCAGAAGCCATTAATTCAAACATTGCCCTTGCGCGCATATTCCAGGATGCGCTTAAGGCCCATGGAGCCCCTTTGGGAAGTGTTCAGGTAATTCCTATAACTGACCGAGCAGCAGTAAATGAGCTTTTAAAGTTAGACGAATATATCGACCTAATCATTCCAAGGGGAGGCGAAGGGCTTATCCGCTTTGTTACGGAAAACTCTCGTATCCCCGTGCTCAAACACTACAAAGGCGTGTGCCACGTGTTTGTGGACCGCTATGCCGATCTAGAAAAAGCAAGAAAGATTTGTTTTAACGCCAAGGTACAGCGCCCAGGTGTTTGTAACGCCATGGAAACCATGCTGGTTCACAAGGCCGTGGCAGAGAAGTTTCTTCCTGATATGTGCGAAGAATTCCGCAGCGCAGGGGTAGAGATCCGCGGCTGTGAAAAAACAAGGGCGATTGTCCCTTGGGCTAAGCCTGCTACGGAAGAGGACTGGGATGCCGAGTATCTTGACTTGATTCTGGCGGTAAAAGTGGTTGAAACCTTTGACGAAGCCCTTGACCACATCGCCCGTTACGGCTCTAACCATACAGAAAGCATTGTTACCGAAGATTACCAGAGGAGCTTACGTTTTCTGAGAGAAGTTGATGCTTCGGTGGTCATGGTTAACGCTTCCACAAGATTTAACGACGGTGGCCAGCTTGGGCTTGGAGCAGAAATAGGCATATCTACCACTAAAATTCATGCTTACGGCCCTATGGCCCTTGAGGAGCTTACCACACTTAAGTTTATCGTATTCGGAGAGGGGCAAATCAGGGAATAATAATGAAACGTGTGGGCCTTCTCGGCGGGACTTTTGACCCCATACATTTTGGGCACTTAAGGCCTGCCGAGGAGGTCTATGAAAAACTAAAACTTGATAAAATTATCTTCATCCCCGCAGGCACCCCGCCTCACAAAAAATCCCGAACTTCTCCTTTTGCCCTGAGGTTTGAAATGGCCCGCCTTGCCATAGAA
Encoded here:
- a CDS encoding glutamate-5-semialdehyde dehydrogenase gives rise to the protein MEVKELVREVGQKAREAARELAYLSTDIKNKVLREVAARLRSERAYLQEENEKDLALAREKGLSSALIDRLTLSDKVIEGMAQGLEEVAALPDPVGEVVKMWRRPNGLWVGRMRIPLGVIAMIYESRPNVTIDAAGLCFKSGNAVILRGGSEAINSNIALARIFQDALKAHGAPLGSVQVIPITDRAAVNELLKLDEYIDLIIPRGGEGLIRFVTENSRIPVLKHYKGVCHVFVDRYADLEKARKICFNAKVQRPGVCNAMETMLVHKAVAEKFLPDMCEEFRSAGVEIRGCEKTRAIVPWAKPATEEDWDAEYLDLILAVKVVETFDEALDHIARYGSNHTESIVTEDYQRSLRFLREVDASVVMVNASTRFNDGGQLGLGAEIGISTTKIHAYGPMALEELTTLKFIVFGEGQIRE
- a CDS encoding fumarylacetoacetate hydrolase family protein; amino-acid sequence: MRLGRVTYKGKTYFAAFQEQNAILLEKPFFEGIFLSSQKLPIEEVKILSPTLPSKIIALGLNYRDHAKELGLPLPKEPLIFLKPPSAVIGQDETIIIPPESKRVDYEAELAVVIGKRARRVKPEEASSFILGYTCFNDVTARDLQQKDAQWTRAKSFDTFAPMGPWIETDLDPTDLKVRSYLNGKLRQDSSTRELVFSIPEIISFVSNIMTLLPGDVIATGTPPGIGPLSPGDVIEVEISGIGRLKNTVSQEKL